From the Armatimonadota bacterium genome, one window contains:
- the csm3 gene encoding type III-A CRISPR-associated RAMP protein Csm3, with protein MKALVKHMELTGTMVVLSGLRIGAGGASLEIGGLDNPIVRHPVTRQPYVPGSSLKGKLRSLLEVSNFQVGNFTEPRATTGPCGCNNCAVCWLFGCGRAQDAQEPSRLIFRDCTMLPESLESLKPLMSEGIFYSEVKAEVTMDRSTGKVGQAGPRSMDRIPAGAKLNFQVTVRVLEGDNEGHMKQALLHALSLLESEGMGGSVTRGYGQVKFEGLTWSEKSAKLGATA; from the coding sequence ATGAAAGCGCTCGTCAAACACATGGAACTGACCGGCACGATGGTCGTGCTGTCTGGCTTGAGAATCGGGGCCGGAGGCGCCAGCCTCGAGATAGGCGGCCTCGACAACCCCATCGTCAGACATCCTGTAACTCGCCAGCCTTACGTGCCCGGCTCGTCCCTCAAAGGCAAACTCCGCAGCTTGCTCGAAGTCAGCAACTTCCAAGTTGGCAACTTCACCGAGCCGCGAGCGACGACCGGTCCGTGCGGATGCAACAACTGCGCCGTTTGCTGGCTTTTTGGCTGCGGCCGCGCACAGGACGCCCAAGAGCCTTCGCGATTGATCTTTAGGGATTGCACGATGCTTCCAGAAAGCCTTGAGAGCCTAAAACCGCTCATGAGCGAGGGCATCTTCTACAGCGAGGTCAAAGCCGAGGTCACCATGGATCGCAGCACGGGCAAGGTCGGCCAGGCCGGCCCCCGAAGCATGGACCGCATCCCCGCAGGAGCCAAGCTCAACTTCCAAGTTACCGTCCGCGTGCTGGAAGGCGACAACGAAGGGCATATGAAGCAAGCGCTCTTGCACGCTCTCAGCCTGCTCGAAAGCGAAGGCATGGGCGGCTCCGTAACCCGAGGCTACGGCCAGGTCAAGTTCGAAGGCCTGACATGGAGCGAAAAAAGCGCCAAACTGGGAGCCACCGCCTAA
- the csm2 gene encoding type III-A CRISPR-associated protein Csm2 translates to MNQQRRDDRGGRPPHQGGQQPQSAVNYQAMTDYFDEKGNLRKDVFVKWPKEIADNIRVSRTNMRRAFDLVSSMNFRIKMGEDRQAVLSSGIGSLHRFAQYQAGRDRTWDEAKRFIHPHCEAVLKDDKNFEGFYQLFQSVMAYLRR, encoded by the coding sequence ATGAACCAACAACGCAGAGACGACCGAGGCGGTCGCCCGCCCCACCAAGGCGGCCAACAGCCGCAAAGCGCCGTCAATTACCAGGCCATGACAGACTACTTTGACGAGAAAGGCAATCTCAGAAAAGACGTCTTCGTCAAGTGGCCAAAGGAAATTGCCGACAACATTCGCGTCAGCCGCACCAATATGCGCCGCGCGTTCGATCTGGTTTCATCCATGAACTTCAGGATCAAGATGGGCGAAGATCGGCAGGCGGTTCTGTCGTCCGGCATTGGCTCCTTGCATCGATTTGCACAATATCAAGCGGGGAGAGACCGAACGTGGGACGAGGCCAAACGCTTCATTCATCCCCACTGCGAGGCGGTGTTGAAAGACGACAAGAACTTTGAAGGCTTTTACCAACTGTTCCAAAGCGTCATGGCTTACTTAAGGAGGTAG
- a CDS encoding DUF86 domain-containing protein, whose amino-acid sequence MLRDPLLYIEEMSEACRRAIAYANGMTKEDIAADTKTFDAIVRCLTVIGEAAKGVPAAFRQLHLAVPWRQAAGIRDKVVRHYFGIDDDIVWDVVVNHLPRLFRQLEAILDPNARSMG is encoded by the coding sequence GTGTTGCGCGATCCTCTGCTCTACATTGAAGAAATGTCCGAGGCGTGTCGGCGCGCCATTGCGTATGCAAACGGGATGACGAAGGAGGACATAGCGGCAGATACCAAAACCTTCGACGCCATCGTTCGCTGTCTAACTGTGATTGGCGAAGCCGCTAAGGGAGTTCCTGCCGCGTTCCGTCAGTTGCACCTAGCGGTTCCATGGCGGCAGGCAGCCGGAATCCGCGACAAAGTTGTGCGCCACTACTTTGGCATCGATGATGATATCGTATGGGACGTAGTGGTCAACCATCTTCCCCGGTTGTTCAGACAGCTCGAAGCCATTCTTGACCCGAACGCGCGATCAATGGGGTGA
- a CDS encoding nucleotidyltransferase family protein, producing the protein MKREDIVTTLANVAKELASDYGVKSMALFGSVTTADWTPENDVDVVVEFEGTAAFDRLFGLHDRLESLLGVRVDLVTRKGLRPRLLRTIDEHSIRVARSSALH; encoded by the coding sequence ATGAAGCGAGAGGACATTGTAACAACTCTGGCCAACGTGGCAAAGGAACTGGCAAGTGACTATGGAGTCAAGTCTATGGCGCTCTTTGGGTCGGTTACGACCGCCGACTGGACGCCCGAGAACGATGTAGATGTTGTCGTTGAATTTGAAGGCACAGCCGCGTTCGATCGATTGTTTGGACTTCACGATCGCCTGGAGAGCCTGCTGGGCGTTAGGGTTGATCTTGTAACTCGAAAGGGCTTGCGACCGCGCCTCCTCCGCACCATAGACGAGCATTCAATCCGTGTTGCGCGATCCTCTGCTCTACATTGA
- a CDS encoding VOC family protein — MINGLHHVTAIAGDAQRNIDYYTGALGLRLVKVTVNYDDPGGYHFYYGDEQASIGTLVTHFPIVGGRHGQPGAGQAIEMAYAVPDLSRYAHLGETTERFGQKVIAFQDPDGIGLAFVEAPGDLRLHSVTLLEREIKPTESLLIGEMGVTFEAEEGGRRRYRTGDCYVDLLIDPGAWPGRMGVGVIHHTAFRTENEATQLEHRSRLQALGANVSPVRDRQYFRSIYFFEPGGALFEIATEGPGIGIDETVEELGSSLKLPPMYEDQRAQIEAKLPKIRVPRKA; from the coding sequence ATGATCAACGGACTGCACCACGTAACGGCCATCGCGGGCGATGCTCAGCGCAACATCGATTACTATACGGGCGCGCTGGGCCTACGGCTCGTTAAGGTTACGGTCAACTACGACGACCCGGGCGGCTACCACTTTTACTATGGCGACGAGCAGGCGAGCATCGGCACGCTGGTTACTCACTTTCCCATTGTGGGCGGTCGGCACGGTCAGCCGGGCGCGGGCCAGGCGATCGAGATGGCCTATGCCGTGCCCGACTTAAGCCGATATGCGCACTTGGGAGAGACGACCGAGCGATTTGGCCAGAAGGTTATCGCGTTTCAAGACCCGGACGGCATCGGTCTGGCATTTGTCGAGGCGCCCGGCGATTTGCGGTTGCACAGCGTTACCCTGTTGGAGCGCGAGATCAAGCCGACCGAATCGCTGCTGATCGGCGAGATGGGGGTGACGTTTGAGGCGGAAGAAGGCGGGCGCAGGCGATACCGAACGGGCGATTGTTATGTGGACTTGCTAATCGATCCGGGCGCTTGGCCGGGGCGCATGGGCGTCGGCGTTATCCATCACACTGCATTTAGGACGGAGAACGAAGCGACACAATTGGAGCATCGTTCGCGCCTACAGGCGCTGGGCGCAAACGTCTCGCCCGTGCGCGACAGGCAGTACTTCCGTTCGATCTACTTTTTTGAACCGGGCGGCGCTCTCTTTGAGATTGCGACAGAGGGCCCGGGCATCGGCATTGATGAGACGGTCGAGGAGTTGGGCAGCTCGCTGAAGCTGCCGCCGATGTACGAGGATCAGCGCGCCCAGATCGAGGCTAAACTGCCGAAAATCCGTGTGCCAAGGAAGGCATAA
- a CDS encoding alpha/beta hydrolase, which translates to MAELSYIHRFVPGGDPPILALHGTGGDEFSMSQVLRLVAPESAALYPRGKETERGETRYFKRFDDGTIDGEDAQRRGIELAEFVREAAAEYGFDPEKLVAIGYSNGANAAVAMALAGTGLPKRMALLRPMIPFKPDPLPDLAAFTALILAGVQDATTPMARAEELAYLLIDCGADVQMLTVGSGHGLITADFHATRNWILG; encoded by the coding sequence ATGGCCGAATTGAGCTACATTCACCGGTTCGTTCCGGGCGGCGATCCGCCCATATTGGCGCTGCACGGCACGGGCGGGGACGAGTTTTCGATGTCTCAAGTGTTGCGTTTGGTCGCGCCGGAATCGGCGGCGCTTTACCCTCGCGGCAAGGAGACCGAGCGCGGCGAGACGCGATACTTCAAGCGATTTGACGACGGGACTATCGACGGGGAAGATGCCCAGCGACGAGGGATCGAGTTGGCGGAGTTTGTTCGCGAGGCTGCCGCCGAATATGGCTTCGATCCTGAGAAACTGGTCGCCATCGGATACAGCAATGGGGCGAACGCGGCGGTCGCGATGGCGCTGGCGGGCACTGGCTTGCCGAAGCGGATGGCGCTGCTACGACCGATGATCCCATTCAAACCGGACCCCTTGCCTGATCTCGCAGCCTTTACTGCGCTTATCCTGGCGGGAGTGCAGGATGCGACGACTCCAATGGCTCGTGCGGAGGAACTGGCTTATCTTTTGATCGATTGTGGGGCAGACGTCCAGATGCTGACAGTGGGCTCAGGGCACGGGTTGATTACGGCCGACTTCCACGCCACCCGGAACTGGATATTGGGTTAG
- a CDS encoding ABC-2 family transporter protein, which produces MQRYWRLYKAFWRASFIREAEFRANFWAKIATNLLWIGFFVVTLQIVFDHTKQVAGWSREEAFLLTATCLFLESVVYTLFHGGLVEIPSMVRTGTLDFALFKPADSQFWLSARRVSLDQTGSLIGAFALGAYALSKMQTLPNWERFGLYFLMILCGMLIFYSFYFMLMTLGIWFVRVENLWALMEVYAQTARFPTDIFDAVLRRIFTYFLPVAFLATIPAKALLGRASPAFLAFAAVWAIAFFVFSRMFWRFSLRHYSSASS; this is translated from the coding sequence ATGCAACGCTATTGGCGGCTCTACAAAGCCTTCTGGCGGGCCAGCTTCATCCGAGAAGCCGAGTTCCGCGCTAACTTCTGGGCCAAGATCGCCACTAACCTTCTCTGGATCGGATTCTTCGTCGTTACCCTGCAAATCGTGTTCGACCACACTAAGCAGGTCGCAGGATGGTCTCGCGAAGAGGCCTTTCTGCTCACCGCCACTTGTCTCTTCTTAGAATCAGTCGTTTACACGCTCTTTCATGGCGGCCTGGTCGAAATCCCCAGCATGGTTCGCACCGGCACGCTCGACTTCGCGCTGTTCAAGCCTGCCGATTCGCAGTTCTGGCTCAGCGCGCGAAGGGTCAGCCTCGACCAAACGGGCAGCCTGATCGGCGCGTTTGCCCTGGGCGCGTACGCGCTGTCCAAGATGCAGACCCTGCCCAACTGGGAGCGGTTCGGCCTCTACTTCCTCATGATCCTGTGCGGAATGCTGATCTTCTATTCGTTCTACTTCATGCTCATGACGCTGGGTATCTGGTTCGTGCGGGTCGAGAACCTGTGGGCGCTGATGGAGGTTTACGCGCAGACCGCGCGCTTTCCAACCGACATCTTCGACGCTGTGCTGCGCCGAATCTTCACCTATTTCCTGCCTGTGGCGTTTTTGGCGACTATTCCGGCCAAAGCGCTGCTGGGCCGAGCCAGCCCGGCCTTCCTTGCGTTTGCCGCGGTTTGGGCCATTGCCTTCTTTGTCTTTTCCAGGATGTTCTGGCGATTTTCGCTCCGCCATTACAGCAGCGCCAGCTCCTAA
- a CDS encoding 1-acyl-sn-glycerol-3-phosphate acyltransferase, with the protein MRLKFRADDWFYGFAWYFLRFWLRLLFRMEACGLENIPMSGPLIVAPNHFSYLDPPVVGCASHRPMRFMGKAELFRNRFVAMVLRGVHGFPVQRGTADLAAIRTALAELKKGEATLMFPEGGRNNGTALRPPNMGVALLAKMSGAKVMPVGVIGTEKAWPRGKKPRLAKIMVIFGKPLDYAEATQGMSEKEARDRFGWIVMEAIQSLLREGGLEIEIADQPELTAAQ; encoded by the coding sequence ATGCGACTAAAATTCCGAGCCGACGACTGGTTCTATGGCTTTGCGTGGTATTTCTTGCGCTTCTGGTTGCGCCTCCTCTTTCGAATGGAGGCTTGCGGCTTAGAAAACATCCCCATGTCGGGCCCGCTGATCGTTGCGCCCAACCACTTTAGCTACCTCGATCCGCCCGTCGTTGGGTGCGCTTCGCATCGGCCCATGCGTTTTATGGGAAAGGCCGAACTGTTCCGCAATCGCTTCGTCGCAATGGTCTTGCGAGGCGTCCACGGCTTCCCCGTTCAGCGCGGCACGGCCGATTTAGCCGCCATTCGGACAGCGCTGGCCGAACTAAAGAAAGGCGAAGCAACCCTCATGTTCCCCGAAGGCGGGCGCAACAATGGCACGGCGCTAAGACCTCCCAACATGGGCGTGGCGCTGCTGGCCAAAATGAGCGGCGCCAAAGTGATGCCCGTCGGCGTGATCGGCACCGAGAAAGCGTGGCCGCGCGGCAAAAAGCCCCGCTTGGCAAAAATCATGGTCATCTTTGGCAAGCCGCTCGACTACGCCGAAGCGACCCAAGGCATGAGTGAAAAGGAAGCCCGCGACCGATTTGGCTGGATAGTAATGGAGGCGATCCAATCGCTGCTGCGCGAGGGCGGCTTGGAGATAGAGATCGCCGACCAACCCGAGTTGACCGCCGCCCAATAG
- a CDS encoding GNAT family N-acetyltransferase, translated as MGWTFGELNEERARELAAQAANVDPWTTLGIGADVLEKTMSDGLGAFEGERAVGCAVLTFDGVLQPYLKLLYAVAPGQGIGSALMAECERRAFERSRNLFLLVSDFNHPAIEFYERHGYKKIGLLEDFIVPGKHEIIMRKRCD; from the coding sequence ATGGGTTGGACGTTTGGCGAACTGAACGAAGAACGGGCGAGAGAACTGGCCGCGCAAGCGGCCAACGTCGATCCGTGGACTACCTTGGGCATCGGAGCGGACGTCTTGGAAAAAACGATGAGCGACGGCTTGGGCGCCTTTGAAGGCGAACGCGCAGTCGGTTGTGCCGTGCTGACCTTCGACGGTGTGCTGCAGCCCTACCTCAAACTGCTTTATGCCGTGGCGCCCGGGCAGGGCATCGGCTCGGCGCTCATGGCAGAATGCGAACGCCGTGCATTCGAACGGTCAAGAAATCTCTTCCTGCTCGTCTCGGACTTCAATCATCCCGCCATCGAGTTCTATGAGCGACACGGTTACAAAAAGATCGGCCTTTTAGAAGACTTTATCGTCCCCGGCAAGCACGAGATCATCATGCGAAAGCGATGCGACTAA
- a CDS encoding cob(I)yrinic acid a,c-diamide adenosyltransferase yields MKIYTRGGDQGQTGLLGGERTSKADPRVERYGDVDELNAHIGLLVSLGAGRLDEWLYQVQRELFEIGAELASTDNLRKDVETLTETAVSRLESQIDEMEGELAPLTRFVLPGGSSQAAQAHVARTVCRRAERRIIATIDSNPVRPVIVQYMNRLSDFLFVAARYLNHMNHIGDVEWESGFVERRKNSER; encoded by the coding sequence ATGAAAATCTACACCCGGGGCGGCGATCAGGGCCAAACCGGGCTGTTGGGCGGCGAAAGAACCTCCAAAGCCGACCCGCGAGTCGAGCGATACGGCGACGTTGACGAACTGAACGCCCACATTGGGCTCTTGGTTTCTTTGGGCGCTGGGCGCCTTGACGAATGGCTCTATCAAGTTCAGCGCGAGCTCTTTGAGATCGGAGCCGAACTGGCCTCGACCGATAACCTTCGAAAGGACGTTGAAACGCTTACCGAGACCGCTGTCTCCAGGCTCGAATCGCAGATCGACGAGATGGAAGGCGAACTTGCGCCATTGACGCGCTTTGTTCTGCCGGGCGGAAGTTCGCAGGCGGCACAAGCCCATGTCGCTCGTACCGTATGCCGACGCGCCGAGCGGAGGATAATCGCAACAATCGATAGCAACCCGGTCCGTCCCGTAATCGTCCAATATATGAATCGCTTGAGCGATTTCTTGTTCGTTGCCGCGCGGTATCTAAACCACATGAACCACATCGGCGACGTCGAATGGGAATCAGGGTTTGTAGAAAGACGCAAGAACTCGGAGAGGTGA